In Bacillus carboniphilus, a single genomic region encodes these proteins:
- the ytvI gene encoding sporulation integral membrane protein YtvI, translating to MSALFTKKTWIIIFTIAIIGFIAYLILPVSVPLILAFITALFLEPLIRFIQKRGRSKRNLAVIIVFCLFLLFIGIITYFIVTKIIAQAINLVENAPDYIEEISAALIQIQAHFTSATAHLPEAVSKEIQTQITSFTNSMTNSLSNMVNIDTVKKLATVLFTNIPNFLVSLLVYLIALFLFMLDMPRVKEGLYNHLTEKTADKVDFMIARLSYVVFGFLKAQFLVSVLIFIVSLVGLLFIAPDVALLMSIIIWAIDFIPIIGSIVILGPWAIFNLLTGNMALGTELAILAAILLVIRRTVEPKVMGSQIGLSPLATLIAMYLGLKLIGILGFFVGPLVLIAFNSAKEAGIIKFNFKI from the coding sequence TTGTCCGCATTATTTACCAAGAAAACTTGGATCATTATATTTACTATTGCCATTATTGGCTTTATTGCCTATTTAATATTACCAGTCTCCGTTCCACTAATCCTTGCTTTTATTACAGCCCTTTTTCTCGAACCTCTTATTCGATTCATACAAAAGAGAGGGAGATCTAAAAGGAATTTAGCCGTTATCATTGTGTTCTGCTTATTTCTACTGTTTATTGGGATCATTACCTATTTCATTGTTACAAAAATTATTGCGCAAGCCATTAACCTAGTAGAGAATGCACCAGATTACATAGAAGAAATATCTGCTGCTTTAATTCAAATCCAGGCTCATTTTACCAGTGCTACCGCACACTTGCCTGAAGCAGTTTCTAAAGAGATTCAAACCCAAATCACTTCTTTTACAAATAGCATGACGAACAGTTTAAGTAATATGGTTAACATTGACACTGTAAAAAAATTAGCTACAGTCCTATTTACAAACATCCCTAATTTCTTAGTTAGTTTGTTGGTGTATCTAATTGCTTTGTTCCTGTTTATGCTAGATATGCCTCGAGTTAAAGAGGGCTTATACAATCATCTTACAGAAAAAACCGCCGACAAAGTTGATTTTATGATAGCCCGTTTATCATACGTGGTATTTGGCTTTTTAAAAGCTCAGTTTTTAGTAAGTGTTTTAATATTCATTGTAAGTTTAGTAGGTCTACTATTTATTGCACCTGATGTTGCATTGTTAATGTCTATTATCATTTGGGCGATTGATTTTATCCCGATTATCGGCTCTATTGTTATTTTAGGACCTTGGGCCATCTTTAACCTACTAACTGGGAACATGGCACTTGGTACAGAATTAGCTATTCTAGCTGCAATCCTTTTAGTGATAAGACGTACTGTGGAACCTAAGGTTATGGGAAGTCAGATTGGGCTTTCACCACTAGCTACTCTCATCGCCATGTACTTAGGCTTAAAGTTGATTGGGATTCTTGGTTTCTTTGTAGGTCCATTGGTGTTAATTGCATTTAATTCTGCCAAAGAAGCAGGCATTATCAAATTCAACTTTAAAATATAA
- a CDS encoding YugN family protein, with the protein MKFENTGIESLKADLTRLDEVMDEYGLVRADQWDYERVSYDRKFEMKEGTFYLRVQGYAVEGDVGSRHAIIQLITPILGKHYYPHGVEYGEGENFPNSLVKQCEKILDQVKSEVEQFAL; encoded by the coding sequence ATGAAATTTGAAAATACAGGAATTGAATCCCTAAAAGCTGACTTAACAAGATTAGATGAAGTAATGGATGAATACGGATTAGTAAGAGCTGATCAATGGGACTATGAGCGTGTTTCTTATGACCGCAAGTTTGAAATGAAAGAAGGTACCTTTTACCTTCGCGTGCAAGGTTACGCAGTAGAAGGTGATGTTGGGAGTCGCCATGCCATCATTCAATTGATCACTCCGATTTTAGGAAAACACTATTACCCACATGGCGTTGAATACGGGGAAGGCGAAAACTTTCCAAATTCTCTTGTTAAACAATGCGAGAAAATTTTAGATCAAGTTAAATCAGAAGTTGAACAATTTGCACTTTAA
- a CDS encoding CBS domain-containing protein, whose amino-acid sequence MALVKEVMTKKVEYCTLLDNVFEVATKMKELNVGAIPILDEQEHLVGMITDRDIVVRGVAEKHPGSTKVEVVMSDHLVTIEPEASTEEAVELMTEHQIRRLPVVKNGKLVGILALGDLAIRTTLDEQAEKALSEISEDHHSQLH is encoded by the coding sequence ATGGCTTTAGTAAAAGAAGTAATGACCAAAAAAGTAGAGTATTGCACATTACTAGATAATGTATTTGAAGTAGCTACGAAAATGAAAGAGTTGAATGTAGGGGCAATTCCCATTCTTGATGAACAAGAACATTTAGTAGGTATGATTACGGATCGCGATATTGTCGTAAGGGGTGTAGCAGAAAAGCACCCTGGTTCTACTAAAGTTGAAGTCGTTATGTCTGATCATTTAGTTACAATTGAACCAGAAGCTTCTACGGAAGAAGCTGTGGAGCTTATGACAGAACATCAAATTAGAAGACTTCCTGTTGTGAAGAATGGAAAGCTGGTTGGGATACTAGCATTAGGCGATCTTGCTATTCGTACTACCTTAGATGAACAAGCTGAGAAGGCATTATCAGAAATATCTGAGGACCACCATTCACAGCTGCACTAA
- a CDS encoding CAP domain-containing protein, producing the protein MIHEKGDVEFDDLTDNTENLGPPFELPLPDEGIATLIGKSSEETMEILGTPNRIEPSLYGYDWWVYQGGSDQYLQVGLEDQKVVTAFVMGEEVDVSPFYIGQSIQEIFRQATLSTDIQLEYKGTTYQFELTEEDLNIRPLVPVGDIYVQLYFDKYTEELSSIRFMNKETLIKLQPYDLVYRGTLYELAPVAEDKWKAATEGIEKQIFEMSNVIRERFGLPLLEWDPLTSVVAYEHSKDMHDKQYFSHTSPEFGELQDRLEAKEVMYEMAGENIAAQYIDAGAVIEGWINSKGHRETLLQEEFTHLGVGVYKKYYTQNFLKRSWEVNSEEENEESEDGQ; encoded by the coding sequence TTGATTCATGAAAAGGGTGATGTAGAATTTGATGATCTAACGGATAATACTGAAAATTTGGGGCCACCATTCGAATTACCATTACCTGACGAAGGGATTGCAACTTTAATAGGTAAGAGTTCCGAAGAAACAATGGAAATCTTAGGTACTCCAAACAGAATAGAGCCCTCACTTTATGGCTATGATTGGTGGGTTTATCAAGGAGGCTCTGACCAATATCTGCAAGTTGGCCTTGAAGATCAGAAGGTGGTTACTGCCTTCGTAATGGGAGAAGAGGTCGATGTTTCTCCATTTTATATTGGACAATCTATCCAAGAGATTTTTAGGCAAGCTACCTTATCAACAGATATACAATTAGAATACAAAGGGACTACCTACCAATTTGAATTAACAGAGGAAGATTTAAATATTCGTCCTCTTGTCCCCGTAGGTGATATATACGTTCAATTATACTTTGATAAATATACGGAAGAACTCTCAAGTATTCGTTTTATGAATAAAGAAACACTGATTAAACTTCAGCCCTATGATTTAGTGTACAGGGGCACTTTATATGAGTTAGCACCTGTTGCTGAAGACAAATGGAAGGCTGCGACAGAAGGTATTGAAAAACAAATTTTTGAAATGTCAAATGTGATTAGAGAACGATTTGGGCTACCACTTTTAGAGTGGGATCCTTTAACGTCTGTTGTCGCCTATGAACATAGTAAAGATATGCACGATAAGCAATATTTTTCCCATACTTCACCGGAGTTTGGTGAACTACAGGATCGACTAGAGGCTAAAGAAGTTATGTATGAAATGGCCGGAGAGAATATTGCAGCACAGTATATCGATGCAGGAGCTGTTATTGAAGGGTGGATTAACAGTAAAGGTCACAGAGAAACCTTACTGCAAGAGGAATTTACTCACTTGGGTGTAGGGGTCTATAAAAAATACTACACTCAAAACTTTCTAAAACGCTCTTGGGAAGTAAACTCAGAGGAAGAGAATGAAGAATCAGAAGACGGTCAATGA
- a CDS encoding PaaI family thioesterase has translation MKEKLQQEWASFIEEATTEEQEILRLFLNGIKRKKSGMNESYISSFLQIEKNTVADGLEMTFPITPFALNSLDIVHGGVTATVLDTVMGTYAHMLISKDRAAVTSEMNLHFLAKGVGEKIYSKATLIHKGNTRLVMEAKAYREDGTLMAHATGTFHIIPRPEK, from the coding sequence TTGAAAGAAAAATTACAGCAAGAATGGGCATCATTCATAGAAGAGGCTACAACTGAGGAACAAGAAATACTTCGATTATTTTTAAACGGAATTAAGCGTAAGAAGTCAGGGATGAATGAATCCTACATTTCTTCCTTTCTCCAAATTGAGAAAAACACAGTTGCTGACGGTTTGGAAATGACATTTCCCATCACGCCGTTCGCTTTAAATTCACTTGATATTGTACATGGAGGAGTCACGGCAACTGTATTAGATACGGTTATGGGAACCTATGCTCATATGCTCATATCTAAAGATCGTGCAGCCGTTACTTCAGAAATGAACCTTCATTTTCTAGCAAAAGGGGTAGGTGAAAAAATATACTCTAAAGCAACCTTAATACATAAGGGGAATACGAGACTTGTTATGGAAGCTAAAGCTTATCGTGAAGATGGAACTCTCATGGCACATGCTACGGGTACCTTTCATATTATTCCAAGACCAGAGAAATGA
- a CDS encoding YlbD family protein has product MSKKLHPSVQKFKEFVKKNPHLINEVKQGTSTWQELYEEWYLLGEDDSRWGSSSSNDGGKKEEKSSESDGEIVGLIWNRLKKMDPNQLQSHISSLSEAIGAVQGILSQFQGNKNAPKSGSSGPSNPFSFRKD; this is encoded by the coding sequence ATGAGTAAAAAACTTCATCCGTCGGTACAGAAATTCAAAGAGTTTGTTAAAAAGAATCCCCATCTCATAAACGAAGTAAAGCAAGGAACTTCGACATGGCAAGAATTATATGAAGAGTGGTATCTATTGGGTGAAGATGATTCTAGGTGGGGTTCATCCAGCTCAAACGACGGTGGAAAAAAAGAAGAAAAATCAAGTGAAAGTGATGGGGAGATTGTCGGACTCATTTGGAACCGCCTAAAAAAAATGGACCCAAATCAGCTACAAAGTCATATTTCTTCCCTAAGTGAAGCAATAGGCGCTGTGCAAGGAATCTTATCACAATTTCAAGGGAATAAAAATGCACCAAAAAGTGGGAGTAGTGGCCCATCAAACCCTTTCTCCTTTAGGAAAGATTAA
- a CDS encoding YlbE-like family protein — protein MRSEIYDLIKQNPDWTKFIREQPIWYRKLMRNPRAWEEFEIAGLHYLRKTIPHKVEQFSNSVQMASMMMSMFQAMNQQS, from the coding sequence TTGCGTTCAGAAATATATGACTTAATTAAGCAAAATCCAGACTGGACAAAATTTATCAGAGAACAACCCATCTGGTATCGAAAATTGATGAGAAACCCAAGGGCTTGGGAAGAATTTGAAATTGCAGGTTTACACTATTTAAGGAAGACAATTCCCCATAAAGTCGAACAATTCTCTAATAGTGTGCAAATGGCTTCCATGATGATGAGCATGTTCCAAGCTATGAACCAACAATCATAG
- a CDS encoding YlbF family regulator: MINTLEKVLVTEKAEQLAEMILQSEIAEEYKKAYKKMNSHPVTESKIRRFTELKERYEEVQRFGKYHPDYKWVNKEIREAKREMDLDDRVAEFRRAEMDLQSLLDEISVMIGHSVSEHIKVPTGNPFFDNGSCSGGCGSGGGCSCSA; this comes from the coding sequence TTGATAAATACGTTAGAAAAGGTTTTAGTAACGGAGAAGGCTGAACAGCTTGCCGAAATGATTCTCCAGTCTGAGATAGCTGAAGAATATAAAAAGGCGTACAAGAAAATGAACAGCCATCCAGTTACTGAATCTAAAATAAGACGATTTACAGAGCTAAAAGAAAGGTATGAAGAGGTTCAACGTTTTGGTAAGTATCATCCAGATTATAAGTGGGTTAACAAAGAAATTCGAGAGGCCAAAAGAGAAATGGACTTAGATGATCGAGTTGCTGAATTTCGTAGAGCTGAAATGGACCTACAATCTCTCTTAGATGAAATTAGTGTTATGATCGGTCATTCTGTTTCAGAACATATTAAGGTCCCAACTGGTAACCCATTTTTCGATAACGGAAGTTGTAGCGGAGGCTGTGGAAGCGGCGGAGGCTGCAGCTGTTCTGCATAA
- a CDS encoding YlbG family protein codes for MFTERQGFIVWLSSLKQAKQLRRLGNVHYVSKRLKYAVLYCSVEESDWVRNQLQGYSFVKKVDYSYKGLLKTHYENKKPDKAKEYDYKIGF; via the coding sequence ATGTTTACAGAACGACAAGGATTTATTGTTTGGTTATCTTCTTTAAAACAAGCAAAACAGCTTAGAAGACTCGGGAATGTTCATTATGTATCAAAACGCCTTAAATATGCGGTTCTTTACTGTTCTGTTGAAGAAAGTGATTGGGTCAGGAACCAATTACAGGGATATTCCTTTGTTAAAAAGGTGGACTATTCCTATAAGGGATTACTAAAGACACATTACGAGAATAAAAAGCCCGATAAGGCAAAAGAGTACGACTATAAGATTGGTTTCTAG
- a CDS encoding DUF7147 family protein, whose translation MIQRFIELGEGYSDIYELLEIVNRNQDRIQHFLLMKTEENKSEFCSLVVILKATQTGNFQPLYICKEGIPYKENSQRIQLFREAAQQIGKSVIELEVRPSSSFADPNLFYQYLIGILRMNRYILPLG comes from the coding sequence ATGATACAAAGGTTTATTGAACTAGGAGAAGGCTACTCAGACATATATGAACTATTAGAAATAGTGAATCGTAACCAAGACCGTATCCAACATTTTTTGTTAATGAAAACTGAGGAAAACAAATCAGAATTTTGTTCTTTGGTTGTCATTTTAAAGGCTACGCAAACAGGTAACTTTCAACCACTCTATATTTGTAAAGAAGGCATTCCTTATAAAGAAAATAGCCAAAGAATTCAACTCTTTAGAGAAGCTGCCCAACAGATTGGAAAGAGCGTTATTGAACTAGAGGTTCGTCCTTCTAGTAGCTTTGCTGATCCTAATTTATTTTACCAATATCTAATCGGGATTCTTCGAATGAACCGATACATATTACCTCTTGGCTAA
- a CDS encoding stalk domain-containing protein: protein MKRFLLITIMLILIILLLYKQWSDYAARLDNSEQEIKAIQHMTVQLDDKTLHIEQEFKGLSNLMWSFQVPDQILNLQCYDDSENPCQIDDTHTISEKDKVSFHYSVPFTKDSFIFNSWIIIPDLEIDETVLEVIEPLPLEGMWTAAATLIGQSSLETVFYAQYKNNGGAFPILKTPEPLFITSIDNIQIFGSGSDPSYEEIKEKKLDQKLPQFGNWKVVLTDLIVPSSAERLIVLPTTSSNQKIIEELVQAYVYGHFILPDMNNKDVLASLVGSILMDEAILKSERGYQEVRSHLTNEQLVQLQTQISNSSSIPITTEWLEEQFFSITGLKTTFITDYVNTHQGELLLLDPRPVISKELTPAHEILSVIQNGHRFYPLKETLELLGYTLEFQDSPNRLNIFKKNHSFQFWLEEPIYLFNDEKYSLQQVPINVWNGAYYMEEGWLRRLFNISVQTDSEQIIIGDIKP from the coding sequence ATGAAACGTTTTTTACTAATTACGATTATGTTAATACTCATCATACTTCTATTGTATAAACAATGGTCTGATTACGCAGCGAGGTTGGATAACTCTGAACAGGAGATAAAAGCAATCCAACATATGACTGTTCAGCTAGATGATAAAACCTTACATATTGAACAAGAATTTAAGGGTTTATCGAATCTAATGTGGTCATTTCAGGTTCCAGATCAAATTCTGAACCTACAGTGCTATGATGATTCGGAAAACCCTTGTCAGATAGATGATACTCATACCATTTCCGAAAAAGATAAGGTATCGTTTCATTATAGCGTTCCCTTCACTAAGGATTCATTTATATTTAACTCTTGGATTATTATTCCGGACCTAGAAATTGATGAAACAGTATTAGAAGTTATAGAGCCTCTACCGCTGGAGGGGATGTGGACTGCTGCAGCCACCCTTATTGGACAATCATCTCTAGAAACCGTTTTCTACGCACAATATAAAAATAATGGGGGAGCTTTTCCCATATTAAAAACACCGGAACCCTTATTCATTACTTCCATTGATAATATTCAGATATTTGGAAGTGGTAGCGACCCAAGTTATGAGGAAATTAAAGAAAAAAAGCTAGATCAAAAACTTCCTCAATTTGGAAATTGGAAGGTTGTATTAACCGACTTAATCGTACCTTCATCAGCAGAAAGGCTGATTGTACTGCCTACTACGAGTTCTAATCAAAAAATAATTGAAGAGTTAGTTCAAGCCTACGTTTATGGACATTTCATTTTACCTGATATGAATAACAAGGATGTTCTTGCTAGTTTAGTGGGATCCATTTTAATGGATGAGGCCATATTAAAATCTGAGCGTGGCTATCAAGAAGTAAGGAGCCACCTTACGAATGAACAGCTAGTACAACTCCAAACACAAATATCCAACTCTTCATCCATTCCAATTACAACAGAATGGTTAGAGGAACAGTTTTTTTCAATCACAGGATTAAAGACAACGTTTATCACAGATTATGTTAATACTCATCAAGGAGAGCTTCTTTTATTGGATCCTCGGCCAGTCATTTCGAAAGAGCTAACGCCTGCTCATGAGATTCTATCTGTTATTCAAAATGGGCATAGGTTTTATCCTCTAAAAGAGACACTCGAGCTATTAGGATATACGTTGGAATTTCAAGATTCACCAAATAGGTTGAATATCTTCAAGAAGAATCATTCTTTTCAATTTTGGTTAGAGGAGCCCATCTATTTATTTAATGATGAAAAGTATAGTTTGCAGCAGGTTCCAATCAATGTATGGAATGGAGCTTATTATATGGAAGAGGGCTGGTTAAGAAGACTCTTTAACATTAGTGTTCAGACAGATTCGGAGCAAATCATTATAGGAGATATTAAACCATAA
- the rsmD gene encoding 16S rRNA (guanine(966)-N(2))-methyltransferase RsmD has protein sequence MRVIAGTYKGRSLKAVPGMSTRPTTDKVKEAIFSRMGPFFDGGLGLDLFAGSGGLGIEALSRGIESCIFVDHNGKAIQTVKENLKSLRIDENQYEIYKADAKRALKACGKRELQFDLIMLDPPYKLQNHMDLISIIEEYQLLKDSGWILCEHDAKDSLTDTNQFEIVKREEYGMIGVTLFRQK, from the coding sequence GTGAGAGTAATTGCAGGTACATACAAAGGCCGTTCGTTAAAAGCTGTTCCCGGGATGAGTACAAGACCTACAACGGATAAAGTGAAAGAAGCTATCTTTTCAAGGATGGGCCCTTTTTTTGATGGAGGACTTGGGCTCGATCTTTTTGCCGGAAGTGGTGGTCTAGGAATAGAAGCTCTTTCTAGAGGGATAGAGTCATGTATTTTTGTAGACCATAACGGGAAAGCCATACAAACCGTAAAAGAAAACCTAAAGTCTCTACGAATCGATGAAAATCAATATGAAATTTATAAAGCAGATGCAAAAAGAGCCCTCAAAGCTTGTGGAAAAAGGGAATTACAGTTTGATTTAATTATGTTAGACCCTCCATATAAACTGCAGAATCATATGGATTTAATTTCGATTATAGAAGAGTATCAGTTATTAAAGGATTCCGGATGGATTCTTTGTGAGCACGATGCGAAAGATTCACTAACAGATACCAATCAATTTGAAATAGTAAAAAGAGAAGAGTATGGAATGATAGGAGTCACTTTATTCCGACAGAAATGA
- the coaD gene encoding pantetheine-phosphate adenylyltransferase, translating to MGKIAVCPGTFDPITYGHLDIILRGAKVFDEIYVCVLNNASKQPLFSVEERMDLIREVTKDIHNVKVDSFQGLLVDYAKKVNANAIIRGLRAVSDFEYEMQITSMNKVLYDELDTLFMMTKGKYSFLSSSIVKEVAKYNGDISDLVPEPVEKALKQKFNN from the coding sequence ATGGGAAAGATAGCAGTATGTCCAGGCACATTTGATCCAATTACATATGGTCACCTGGATATCATTTTAAGGGGAGCCAAAGTGTTTGATGAAATTTATGTATGCGTTCTCAATAATGCCTCAAAACAGCCACTTTTTTCAGTAGAAGAAAGGATGGATCTTATTCGCGAGGTAACGAAAGATATACATAATGTAAAGGTAGATTCATTTCAAGGGCTTTTAGTGGATTATGCAAAAAAAGTAAATGCGAATGCTATTATTAGAGGACTAAGAGCTGTTTCGGATTTTGAATATGAAATGCAAATCACTTCAATGAACAAAGTTCTGTATGATGAATTAGACACACTGTTCATGATGACAAAAGGTAAATACTCTTTCTTGAGCTCAAGTATCGTAAAGGAAGTCGCCAAATATAACGGGGACATTTCCGATTTAGTACCTGAACCAGTTGAGAAAGCATTAAAACAGAAGTTCAATAACTAA
- the ylbJ gene encoding sporulation integral membrane protein YlbJ — MATSLIIFPEESFEASIRGLNMWWEIVFPSLLPFFIISEMLIGFGVVKFIGVLLEPFMRPLFKVPGVGGFVWAMGMASGNPAGAKLSARLRQERQLTKIEAERLAAFTNCSNPLFIFGAVSVGFFNNPKLGVVLALAHYIANFFVGIVMRFYGREEEAKRKRKDRKRISIKVALRALHRTRVNDKRPIGKILGDAVISSIQTLLMIGGFIILFSVINKLLFHLHITTTLALLIDQLFLLLQLPKDMSIPFISGIFEITLGSQMTSQVQESTILQQAIIVSFILGFAGLSVQAQVASIFAETDIRFKPFFFARILQGIFAGFLTILLWNPVYKGVFEPKQPSESIPVFWQTQSDGATKAIEWLATVGPLITIGSLSLYCVVLFTKLKNSKA; from the coding sequence ATGGCGACATCACTAATTATCTTTCCAGAAGAATCCTTCGAAGCCTCCATCCGAGGATTAAATATGTGGTGGGAAATTGTTTTTCCTTCTCTATTACCTTTTTTCATTATCTCTGAAATGCTAATTGGGTTTGGTGTCGTTAAATTTATTGGTGTCTTATTAGAACCATTCATGAGACCTTTATTTAAAGTACCAGGGGTGGGAGGATTTGTATGGGCCATGGGCATGGCTTCAGGGAATCCTGCTGGTGCAAAGTTATCTGCTAGACTCCGTCAAGAGCGCCAATTAACGAAGATTGAAGCAGAAAGACTTGCTGCATTCACCAATTGTTCAAATCCACTATTTATCTTTGGGGCTGTTTCTGTAGGATTTTTTAACAACCCAAAATTAGGTGTCGTCCTAGCTCTTGCTCATTATATTGCTAATTTTTTTGTAGGCATTGTTATGAGATTCTACGGAAGAGAAGAAGAGGCGAAGAGGAAAAGAAAGGACAGAAAAAGAATTTCTATTAAAGTAGCTCTCCGTGCTTTACATAGAACACGGGTGAATGATAAAAGACCTATTGGAAAAATTTTAGGAGATGCAGTCATTTCATCAATCCAAACTCTCCTTATGATTGGTGGGTTCATCATTCTTTTTTCCGTCATTAACAAGCTACTTTTCCATCTACATATAACAACTACTTTAGCACTCTTAATTGACCAGCTCTTTCTTCTACTTCAATTACCAAAAGATATGAGCATTCCTTTTATTTCAGGTATATTTGAAATTACCCTTGGGAGTCAGATGACCAGCCAAGTTCAAGAGTCTACTATCCTACAACAAGCGATTATCGTGAGTTTTATTCTTGGATTTGCGGGGTTAAGTGTTCAAGCCCAAGTGGCTAGTATTTTTGCAGAAACGGATATCCGTTTTAAGCCTTTCTTTTTTGCCAGAATCCTTCAAGGAATTTTTGCAGGGTTTTTAACAATACTTTTATGGAACCCGGTCTATAAAGGTGTATTTGAGCCTAAACAGCCGAGTGAATCTATTCCTGTTTTCTGGCAGACTCAATCTGATGGTGCAACCAAGGCGATTGAATGGCTAGCAACTGTAGGTCCTTTAATAACGATTGGTTCATTATCCCTTTATTGTGTTGTTCTCTTTACAAAGCTGAAGAATTCCAAAGCTTAA
- a CDS encoding patatin-like phospholipase family protein, translating into MKEPKIGIALGAGGARGFAHLGVLKALEDAGIKVDMIAGSSMGSIVACFYSSGHSIEWLYTLSKAFRRKYYLDFTVPKMGFIAGKRIKEFIRLLTHNKNLEDLEIPVSVVTTDIKTGEKVVFTQGPIAEAVRASIAIPGIFVPEKYQGRVLVDGGVVDRVPVSVVKEMGADIVIGVDVSSVRMNEEVNTIYDVIMQSYDIMQMELVRTSELTSDIMICPKVDMYSGRAFTNIEEIINIGEEEAKKQLPIVQDVLDRWRGQHS; encoded by the coding sequence TTGAAAGAGCCTAAAATAGGAATTGCTCTAGGAGCAGGAGGAGCACGGGGGTTTGCACATTTAGGCGTTTTAAAGGCATTGGAAGATGCAGGCATAAAGGTTGATATGATTGCAGGGAGCAGTATGGGCTCCATTGTTGCCTGCTTCTATAGTTCAGGTCATTCGATTGAATGGCTGTATACCCTTTCTAAAGCTTTTAGAAGGAAGTATTATTTGGATTTTACGGTCCCTAAAATGGGGTTTATTGCTGGGAAAAGAATAAAGGAGTTTATCCGCTTACTGACTCACAATAAAAATTTAGAAGACTTAGAGATACCTGTTTCAGTAGTTACGACAGATATTAAAACGGGAGAGAAAGTAGTTTTTACTCAAGGACCCATCGCAGAAGCAGTTCGTGCGAGCATTGCCATCCCTGGGATATTTGTTCCTGAAAAATATCAAGGAAGAGTACTGGTAGACGGTGGAGTCGTTGATCGCGTTCCGGTTTCTGTCGTAAAAGAAATGGGTGCCGATATTGTAATAGGTGTGGACGTATCTAGCGTCCGAATGAATGAAGAGGTAAATACCATTTATGATGTCATTATGCAAAGTTATGACATTATGCAGATGGAATTAGTTCGAACAAGTGAGTTGACCTCAGACATCATGATTTGTCCTAAAGTAGATATGTATAGTGGGCGGGCGTTTACAAATATTGAAGAAATCATTAACATAGGAGAAGAAGAAGCTAAGAAACAATTACCAATTGTGCAAGATGTATTGGATCGCTGGAGGGGACAACATTCATGA